One window of Oscillibacter hominis genomic DNA carries:
- a CDS encoding DegV family protein produces MTWNIVCDSSCDLRISDLVSDAARFDIIPLKLLVGGEEYVDDGSLSIPKLLQAMEGSKDASSTACPSPDAFAQSFLQADYSICITISSQLSGTYNAAMTARGMVLEAHPEKKICIIDSKAAGTVSALIAFRAKELIEAGGGFEDVARALREYAASLRITFTLCNFSNLIKAGRMKSFVGSVLTNLGIHVIADNTPQGTIHIAGKARGEAKTYKSIVKMMAENKSLDGLPVTISHCENLSGAMKLKQLILQELPVSSVTLYSCKGLCSFYAMEKGILVAY; encoded by the coding sequence ATGACTTGGAATATTGTTTGTGACAGCAGCTGCGACCTGCGCATAAGTGATCTGGTCAGCGATGCGGCCCGCTTTGATATCATTCCGCTGAAACTGCTGGTGGGCGGCGAGGAATATGTGGATGACGGCAGTCTCTCCATCCCCAAGCTCCTCCAGGCAATGGAAGGTTCCAAGGATGCCTCCTCCACCGCCTGTCCCTCTCCGGACGCCTTTGCGCAGTCCTTTTTACAGGCTGACTATTCCATCTGCATCACCATTTCCAGCCAGCTGTCCGGGACGTATAACGCCGCCATGACGGCCAGGGGCATGGTGCTGGAAGCCCACCCGGAGAAGAAAATCTGCATCATCGATTCCAAGGCCGCGGGGACCGTGTCCGCGCTCATCGCCTTTCGCGCCAAGGAACTCATCGAGGCCGGCGGCGGATTCGAGGATGTGGCCCGGGCGCTGCGGGAGTATGCTGCCTCGCTGCGGATCACCTTTACCCTCTGTAACTTCAGCAACCTCATCAAGGCTGGGCGGATGAAGTCCTTCGTGGGCTCCGTCCTCACCAACCTGGGCATCCACGTCATCGCCGACAACACGCCCCAGGGCACCATACACATCGCTGGAAAGGCCAGGGGTGAGGCGAAAACCTATAAATCCATCGTCAAGATGATGGCGGAGAACAAGTCTTTGGACGGCCTTCCGGTGACCATCTCCCACTGTGAAAACCTGTCGGGCGCCATGAAGCTCAAGCAGCTGATCCTCCAGGAGCTCCCGGTCTCCAGCGTCACGCTTTATAGCTGCAAGGGACTTTGCAGCTTTTACGCCATGGAAAAGGGCATTCTGGTGGCCTATTGA
- a CDS encoding bifunctional diguanylate cyclase/phosphodiesterase, which produces MDPKGTEIPESIRRLLEQLAKGGTAAPAEDGRYFARQLRLPEGGAFGAACFVRAGGPWPEAEHPLLESIAAVYAYALRAEWDRRDATLQHWVWNKMMDSTNACIYVTDPETDEILFMNRAMKQAYGLEDPEGKLCWQLLQLGQQGRCAFCPVQMLTQDGSAPSYVWEEQNPITGRTYENYDSLMRWTDGRMVHFQHSTDVTEARRLYRAAMIDELTGALSRRAGKEALSHLLEKAGEPLCVCMLDINGLKSVNDLHGHAAGDSLLKGVASAVCRLLHGEEFFMRLSGDEFVVVLPGVRQAEAAARMQAMLEEFARERPAFFPEGDAFCYGVIEVREQIPMQDVLARADERMYQQKRSLHIRRAEALLNQPRSGEPSAPFSYDANLLYDALVASTDDYVYVCDMKTGVFRYTPAMVAEFGLPGEVIPNAAAVWGAKVHPHDKRVFLESNQEIIDGRTDVHCVEYRAQNVRGEWLWLRCRGHLQRDKAGDPTLFAGFITNLGKKNKLDPLTGLFNKFELENDMLQLLSGPHPKPLTFMMLGLDGFKHINSLYDRVFGDEVIRLVAHRLRSLLPPNSTVYRLDGDEFAILMRGSSRTAADQLFYLIRASFSEQQVFDGKKFYCTLSGGCVFAPDDGRSYVELARCASYALEYAKRRGKNRLECYRHEIVAGRRRTLELTELLRESVEHDFENFEMYYQPVFNASRQVIGAEALARWSCAKYGPVSPVEFIPLLEQSGLILPVGRWIFREVLSTCVSWEQDAPDFAISINLSYLQLQDENFCSFMLDTIKELGANPRHIVLELTESYLAANMDRVAQLLTEIRRSGIRIAMDDFGTGYSSLGVLKSAPIDIAKIDRAFVKGIQSSTFDSAFLRLVVELCSVLGIDTCLEGVETEDEFDAVLPMSLSYIQGFLLGRPLPAEEFRRRFLLHS; this is translated from the coding sequence GTGGATCCAAAGGGGACGGAGATTCCGGAATCCATCCGGCGCCTGTTGGAGCAGCTTGCGAAGGGCGGCACGGCCGCCCCTGCAGAAGACGGGCGCTATTTTGCCCGGCAGCTCCGCCTGCCGGAGGGCGGAGCTTTCGGCGCGGCCTGCTTTGTCCGCGCCGGCGGCCCTTGGCCGGAGGCGGAGCACCCGCTGTTGGAGAGCATCGCTGCCGTCTACGCCTATGCGCTGCGGGCCGAGTGGGACCGGCGGGACGCCACTTTGCAGCATTGGGTCTGGAACAAGATGATGGACAGCACCAATGCCTGCATTTATGTCACCGATCCCGAGACCGATGAGATTCTCTTTATGAACCGGGCCATGAAGCAGGCTTACGGCCTGGAGGACCCGGAGGGGAAGCTCTGCTGGCAGTTACTTCAGCTTGGCCAGCAGGGCCGGTGCGCCTTTTGCCCGGTCCAGATGCTGACTCAGGACGGCAGTGCGCCTTCCTATGTGTGGGAGGAGCAAAACCCCATCACCGGGCGCACCTATGAAAATTATGACAGCCTGATGCGCTGGACCGATGGACGGATGGTGCATTTCCAGCACTCCACCGACGTTACCGAAGCACGCCGGCTCTATCGGGCCGCCATGATCGATGAGCTCACCGGGGCCCTCAGCCGGCGGGCCGGCAAAGAGGCCCTCTCCCACCTGTTGGAAAAGGCCGGCGAACCGCTGTGCGTGTGCATGCTGGATATCAATGGCTTGAAGTCGGTCAACGACCTCCACGGCCATGCTGCCGGCGACAGCCTTCTCAAGGGCGTGGCCTCCGCGGTGTGCCGGCTGCTCCACGGGGAGGAGTTCTTCATGCGCTTGAGTGGGGATGAGTTCGTGGTCGTGCTGCCGGGTGTGCGCCAGGCCGAGGCTGCGGCCCGGATGCAGGCGATGCTGGAGGAGTTTGCCCGGGAGCGGCCAGCCTTCTTTCCGGAGGGGGACGCCTTTTGCTACGGTGTCATCGAGGTGCGGGAGCAGATTCCCATGCAGGATGTGCTGGCCCGGGCGGATGAGCGCATGTATCAGCAAAAGCGCAGCCTCCACATCCGCCGTGCCGAGGCGCTGCTGAACCAGCCCCGGAGCGGGGAACCCAGCGCCCCGTTCTCCTATGATGCCAACCTGCTCTATGACGCCCTGGTGGCAAGCACCGACGACTATGTCTATGTCTGCGATATGAAAACCGGCGTCTTCCGCTATACGCCCGCCATGGTAGCGGAGTTCGGCCTGCCCGGCGAGGTTATCCCCAATGCGGCGGCGGTCTGGGGCGCCAAAGTCCATCCCCACGACAAGCGGGTCTTCCTGGAATCCAACCAGGAGATCATCGATGGGCGAACGGATGTCCACTGTGTGGAGTACCGGGCCCAGAACGTGCGGGGGGAATGGCTGTGGCTGCGCTGCCGGGGCCATCTCCAGCGGGATAAGGCCGGCGATCCCACCCTGTTCGCGGGGTTCATCACCAACCTTGGAAAAAAGAACAAGCTGGACCCGCTGACAGGCCTCTTCAACAAATTTGAGCTGGAAAACGACATGCTCCAGCTGCTGAGCGGCCCCCATCCAAAGCCTCTGACCTTTATGATGTTAGGCCTCGACGGATTCAAGCACATCAACTCCCTGTACGACCGTGTGTTCGGCGATGAGGTCATCCGCCTTGTGGCCCACAGGCTGCGCTCCCTGCTGCCCCCCAACTCCACCGTATACCGGCTGGACGGCGATGAGTTCGCCATATTGATGCGCGGCAGCAGCCGCACCGCCGCGGACCAGCTGTTCTATCTCATCCGGGCGTCTTTCAGCGAGCAGCAGGTCTTCGACGGGAAGAAGTTCTACTGCACCCTCTCCGGCGGCTGCGTGTTTGCGCCGGACGATGGCCGCTCCTACGTGGAGCTGGCCCGCTGCGCCTCCTATGCACTGGAATACGCCAAGCGGCGGGGCAAAAACCGTCTGGAGTGCTATCGCCACGAGATCGTGGCGGGCCGGCGCCGCACCCTTGAGCTGACGGAGCTGCTGCGGGAAAGTGTGGAGCATGACTTTGAGAACTTTGAAATGTATTATCAGCCCGTCTTCAACGCCTCCCGCCAGGTGATCGGCGCCGAGGCGCTGGCCAGATGGAGCTGCGCCAAGTACGGCCCGGTCTCCCCGGTGGAGTTCATCCCCCTGCTGGAGCAGAGCGGGCTGATCCTGCCGGTGGGGCGCTGGATTTTCCGGGAGGTCCTGTCCACCTGCGTCAGCTGGGAACAGGATGCCCCTGACTTCGCCATCAGCATCAACCTCTCCTATCTCCAGCTCCAGGACGAAAATTTCTGCTCCTTCATGCTGGACACTATAAAGGAGTTGGGCGCCAATCCCCGCCATATTGTGCTGGAGCTGACGGAAAGCTATCTTGCCGCCAACATGGACCGGGTGGCGCAGCTGCTCACCGAAATCCGGCGCAGCGGCATCCGCATTGCGATGGACGACTTTGGCACCGGCTACTCCTCCCTGGGCGTCCTGAAATCCGCGCCCATCGATATTGCCAAGATCGACCGGGCGTTTGTCAAGGGCATCCAGTCCAGCACCTTCGACAGCGCCTTTTTGCGCCTTGTGGTGGAGCTGTGCAGCGTGCTGGGCATCGACACGTGCCTGGAGGGCGTGGAGACGGAGGACGAATTTGACGCTGTGCTCCCAATGTCCCTCAGCTACATCCAGGGGTTTTTGTTGGGCCGTCCCCTGCCCGCAGAGGAGTTCCGCCGCAGGTTTTTGCTTCACTCATAA
- a CDS encoding ribonuclease J, protein MAEKMKIIPLGGLDEIGKNMTVYEFGGEIIVVDCGMAFPGDDLYGIDLVIPDVSYLIKNRSRIRGLFLTHGHEDHIGAIPYVLKQVNMPIYCTRLTAGLVKLKLEEHGLIKSTKLITVEAGETVRAGKFNVEFIHVNHSIADSVAFAIHTHMGTVVHTGDFKIDSTPIDGEVIDLARLGELGKEGVLALCADSTNVERPGFTMSEKAVGHTFKRLFAGCDQRIIVTTFASNVHRIQQVIDAAAENGRKVAVTGRSMENIMKVSTELGYMKVPKNTLMDIAKIKSLPKNKQVIVTTGSQGEEMSALYRMAFSTHKQIDVGPGDKVIISASAIPGNEKTVSRVVNELFRKGVEVCYNRSDMLHVSGHACQEELKIIHALTRPRFFVPLHGEQRMLQIHSRLAQDMGIEPNHVAIAENGSIIELTAKTMKINGSVPSGEVFVDGSGVGDVGAVVLRDRKRLAEDGMVVVVLPVSAQNGALLSPPEIITRGFIYVKESESLMTELQNVAMEAAESSSHKRRDDGELRGTVKSAVSNYLFKTTKRSPMVIPVVTRL, encoded by the coding sequence ATGGCAGAAAAAATGAAAATCATCCCTCTTGGCGGACTCGACGAGATCGGCAAGAACATGACCGTATACGAATTCGGCGGTGAGATCATCGTGGTGGACTGCGGCATGGCCTTCCCGGGTGACGACCTCTATGGCATTGACCTGGTGATTCCCGATGTGAGCTATCTCATCAAGAACCGGAGCCGCATCCGCGGACTGTTTCTGACCCACGGGCACGAGGATCACATCGGCGCCATCCCCTATGTGCTCAAGCAGGTGAACATGCCCATCTACTGCACCCGCCTCACCGCTGGGCTGGTCAAGCTCAAGCTGGAGGAGCATGGCCTCATCAAGTCCACCAAGCTCATCACTGTGGAGGCCGGCGAGACAGTCCGGGCCGGGAAGTTCAACGTGGAGTTCATCCACGTGAACCACTCCATCGCCGACTCCGTGGCCTTTGCCATCCACACGCACATGGGCACCGTGGTCCATACCGGCGACTTCAAGATCGACTCCACGCCCATCGATGGCGAGGTCATCGACCTTGCGCGCCTGGGCGAACTGGGCAAGGAGGGTGTGCTGGCCCTGTGCGCCGATTCCACCAACGTGGAGCGGCCCGGCTTCACCATGAGCGAAAAAGCGGTGGGCCACACCTTCAAGCGATTGTTCGCCGGCTGCGACCAGCGGATCATCGTCACCACCTTTGCCTCCAACGTCCACCGGATCCAGCAGGTCATCGATGCCGCCGCGGAAAACGGCCGCAAGGTGGCCGTCACCGGCCGGAGCATGGAGAACATCATGAAGGTCTCCACAGAGCTTGGCTATATGAAGGTGCCCAAAAATACCCTGATGGACATTGCCAAGATCAAGTCCCTGCCCAAAAACAAGCAGGTCATCGTCACCACCGGCAGCCAGGGCGAGGAGATGTCCGCCCTGTACCGTATGGCTTTCTCCACCCACAAGCAGATCGACGTGGGCCCCGGCGACAAGGTCATCATCTCCGCCTCCGCCATCCCCGGCAACGAAAAAACCGTCAGCCGGGTGGTCAACGAACTCTTCCGCAAGGGCGTGGAGGTCTGCTACAACCGCAGCGATATGCTCCACGTCTCCGGCCACGCCTGCCAGGAGGAACTGAAGATCATCCACGCCCTGACCCGGCCCCGGTTCTTCGTTCCGCTCCACGGCGAGCAGCGGATGCTGCAAATTCACTCCCGCCTGGCCCAGGACATGGGCATCGAGCCCAACCACGTGGCCATTGCGGAAAACGGCAGCATCATTGAGCTGACTGCCAAGACCATGAAGATCAATGGCTCTGTCCCCTCCGGCGAGGTGTTTGTGGACGGCTCCGGCGTGGGCGACGTGGGCGCGGTGGTCCTGCGGGACCGCAAGCGCCTGGCAGAGGACGGCATGGTGGTTGTGGTGCTGCCCGTATCCGCACAAAACGGCGCGCTGCTCTCCCCGCCCGAGATCATCACCCGCGGCTTCATCTATGTGAAGGAGTCGGAGAGCTTGATGACGGAGCTTCAAAACGTGGCCATGGAGGCCGCCGAGTCCAGCTCCCACAAGCGCCGGGACGACGGCGAGCTGCGGGGCACGGTGAAGTCCGCGGTCAGCAACTACCTCTTCAAAACCACCAAGCGCAGCCCCATGGTCATTCCCGTTGTGACCCGGCTGTGA
- the abc-f gene encoding ribosomal protection-like ABC-F family protein: MSMIQVNNLTFAYEGSYDSIFEDVSFRIDTNWKLGLTGRNGRGKTTLLRLLQGEYDYEGSIDAPVGFDYFPTPVEDPSLPTADVLAQVCPEAMEWELLREIGQLKVDESVLLRPFSTLSNGEQVKVHLAALFCRENRFLLLDEPTNHLDAEARRAVAAYLGGKRGFILVSHDRAFLDGCVDHILSINRSDVEVQRGTFSSWWENKKRQDAWEMERNEQLRQDIGRLQSAADRAAKWSSRTEKEKFHADASGLRPDRGFVGHKAAKMMQRSKSIEQRRRKAAEEKTELLKNVEKAEPLKLHPLSYHTSRLVELRDVSVAYDGRQVCAPVSFTLHRGDRIALSGRNGCGKSSLLRLICGEEVPHTGVCTVPDRLAISYVPQSTEGLRGSLRSYARDCRVDETLFLAILRKLDFNRVQFEKDLSEYSEGQKKKVLIARSLSESAHLYVWDEPLNYIDIYSRMQVEELIREVQPTMLFVEHDAAFRENTATAVVEL, from the coding sequence ATGTCTATGATTCAGGTGAATAATCTCACCTTTGCCTATGAGGGAAGCTATGATTCTATTTTTGAGGATGTCAGCTTCCGGATCGATACCAACTGGAAATTAGGACTCACCGGGCGCAACGGACGGGGCAAGACCACGCTGCTGCGCCTGCTTCAGGGGGAGTATGACTATGAGGGCTCCATCGATGCCCCGGTGGGCTTTGACTACTTTCCAACCCCGGTGGAAGACCCGTCGCTCCCCACGGCGGACGTGCTGGCCCAGGTGTGCCCGGAGGCCATGGAGTGGGAGCTGCTCCGGGAGATAGGGCAGCTGAAGGTGGACGAATCGGTGCTTCTCCGCCCCTTTTCCACATTGTCCAACGGCGAGCAGGTCAAAGTACACTTAGCGGCCCTCTTTTGCAGGGAAAACCGGTTTTTGCTGCTGGATGAGCCCACCAACCACCTGGACGCCGAAGCCCGGAGAGCAGTAGCCGCCTACCTTGGGGGAAAACGGGGATTTATCCTGGTCTCCCATGACCGGGCCTTTTTGGACGGATGTGTGGATCATATCCTCTCCATCAACAGGTCCGATGTGGAAGTGCAGCGGGGGACCTTTTCCTCCTGGTGGGAGAACAAGAAGCGCCAGGATGCCTGGGAAATGGAGCGCAATGAACAGCTCCGCCAGGATATCGGCCGCCTCCAGTCGGCTGCTGACCGGGCGGCAAAGTGGTCAAGCCGGACGGAGAAGGAGAAGTTCCATGCGGATGCCTCCGGTCTGCGGCCGGACCGTGGCTTTGTGGGCCACAAGGCGGCCAAGATGATGCAGCGCTCCAAGTCCATCGAGCAGCGACGGAGAAAGGCCGCGGAGGAAAAGACGGAGCTTTTGAAAAACGTGGAGAAGGCGGAGCCGCTTAAGCTCCACCCACTTTCGTACCACACTTCCCGGCTGGTGGAGCTGCGGGATGTGTCCGTGGCCTATGACGGCCGCCAGGTCTGCGCTCCGGTAAGCTTCACGCTGCACCGGGGGGATCGGATCGCCCTGAGCGGCCGCAACGGCTGCGGGAAATCCAGCCTGCTGCGGCTGATCTGCGGGGAGGAAGTGCCCCACACCGGCGTGTGTACGGTCCCGGATCGGCTGGCCATCTCCTATGTGCCCCAGAGCACGGAAGGGCTGCGGGGATCGCTGCGGTCCTATGCCCGGGACTGCCGTGTGGATGAGACGCTGTTTTTGGCCATATTGCGCAAGCTGGACTTCAATCGGGTTCAGTTTGAAAAGGACCTGAGCGAGTACTCCGAGGGGCAGAAGAAAAAGGTGCTCATCGCCCGGAGCCTCTCTGAGAGCGCCCACCTGTATGTTTGGGACGAGCCGCTGAACTACATTGACATCTACTCCCGCATGCAGGTGGAGGAGCTGATCCGGGAGGTTCAGCCCACCATGCTCTTTGTGGAGCACGACGCCGCCTTCCGGGAAAACACGGCCACGGCAGTAGTGGAACTGTAG
- a CDS encoding DHHW family protein has product MDKLKQILTASLLGLMVLGFSLAGLLLPDQESSRAERRKLQTLPQLSWSREYGEGLEVYFADQMPLRRELRTAKGWFSTKVMGRLDNGGYYQAGDVLCKMEYPLDEKQVGYAADRLAGVYEDFLKGTSLRWAVIPDKGYYAGEGRPGLDYERLVERMADSLGDEAEYVDLFDVLRLEDYYATDTHWRQERLFPAADALLKSFGLQGTDPGRYTAHEIDGFTGAYFGASGLPAKPETLTYLTSPATEGAVVTSAEAAATLPVYTLNQWEESLDGYNIFLGGPQAVLTVENPLAEEERELVLFRDSFGSSIAPLLLEGYSKITLVDLRYIAPELLPQYVDLEAADDVLLLFSVQVLNAGRILK; this is encoded by the coding sequence ATGGACAAGCTGAAACAAATCCTGACCGCGTCTCTTTTGGGGCTGATGGTCCTTGGCTTTTCCCTTGCAGGGCTTTTGCTGCCGGATCAGGAGAGCTCCCGGGCAGAGCGGCGCAAACTCCAAACGCTCCCGCAACTTTCCTGGAGCAGGGAATACGGAGAGGGGCTGGAAGTTTACTTTGCCGACCAAATGCCTTTGCGCCGGGAGCTGCGGACGGCAAAGGGCTGGTTTTCCACCAAGGTGATGGGACGGCTGGACAACGGCGGCTATTATCAGGCCGGGGATGTGCTCTGCAAGATGGAGTATCCACTGGATGAAAAGCAGGTGGGCTACGCCGCGGACCGCCTGGCCGGCGTATATGAGGACTTTTTAAAGGGAACCAGCCTCCGCTGGGCAGTGATTCCCGACAAGGGGTACTACGCCGGGGAGGGCCGTCCGGGGCTGGACTACGAACGGCTGGTGGAGCGGATGGCGGACTCGCTGGGCGACGAGGCGGAGTATGTGGATCTCTTTGATGTGCTGCGCCTGGAGGACTACTATGCCACGGACACCCATTGGCGGCAGGAGCGCCTCTTCCCGGCCGCAGACGCGCTGCTTAAGAGCTTTGGCCTGCAGGGGACAGACCCTGGGCGGTACACAGCCCATGAGATCGATGGGTTCACAGGAGCCTACTTCGGCGCCTCCGGCCTTCCGGCAAAGCCGGAGACGCTGACCTATCTCACCAGTCCCGCGACGGAGGGGGCGGTGGTCACCAGTGCGGAGGCAGCGGCCACACTGCCGGTTTATACCCTGAACCAGTGGGAGGAGTCCCTGGACGGCTACAACATCTTTTTGGGCGGGCCCCAGGCGGTGCTGACGGTGGAGAACCCATTGGCGGAGGAGGAGCGGGAGCTGGTGCTCTTCCGGGACTCTTTCGGCAGCTCCATTGCGCCGCTCCTGTTGGAGGGGTACAGCAAGATCACCCTGGTGGATCTGCGCTACATCGCCCCGGAGCTGCTGCCCCAGTACGTGGATTTGGAAGCGGCGGACGATGTGCTGCTGCTCTTTTCCGTACAGGTCCTCAACGCCGGGCGGATTTTGAAGTAG
- a CDS encoding MBOAT family O-acyltransferase gives MQLSSLTFLYAFLPLMLLTFHLAPRRWRSAVLAGANALYCAFGGPFALLLLIASILLGWRGCIVLRQNRGTAKGRVLLTCLVAAHLLALLALRYGGFLAEALKAPQPQWSAPLGLSVYTLALIGAEIDVFRGRAEPVGSLLAFAALAGCFPALAGGVVARLPGEEQPRSWETAADGARKAVCGLGKQVILAGLLWEVAARVSGEASVLHAYLYAGAVTLGSYHFLSGWADLSSGLGQLFGLRLPDNFRYPLTAASPLEFQDRWMMSVNGLLRCVLPGEAAVILVGLWLRPGWNGLLWGALWGAALMAEKRFGTLRGPLGRVWVLALCTVGSVALMGDGPLGALGDLGALMGWGGVPLVSAEGLYQLKSAAVLLIAAALGATPVPRRIYQWLSGQKWMALAEPVAAAALLALVTGFLAEGVPPAWFTL, from the coding sequence ATGCAACTCTCGTCCCTCACATTTCTGTACGCCTTTTTGCCATTGATGCTGCTCACCTTTCATCTGGCCCCCAGGCGGTGGCGCAGCGCCGTGCTGGCCGGGGCCAACGCCCTATATTGCGCCTTTGGCGGCCCGTTCGCCCTGCTTTTGCTGATAGCAAGCATCCTTTTGGGGTGGAGGGGCTGCATTGTGCTCCGCCAAAATAGAGGCACGGCAAAGGGGCGGGTGCTGCTGACGTGCCTTGTTGCCGCCCATCTCCTGGCGCTGCTGGCCCTGCGCTATGGCGGCTTTTTAGCAGAGGCACTGAAGGCACCGCAGCCCCAATGGAGCGCGCCGCTGGGGCTCTCCGTCTACACACTGGCCCTGATTGGGGCGGAGATAGACGTGTTCCGGGGCCGGGCTGAGCCGGTGGGGAGCCTTTTGGCCTTTGCGGCCCTGGCCGGCTGCTTCCCGGCTCTGGCAGGGGGCGTGGTGGCGCGCCTGCCCGGAGAAGAGCAGCCCCGCTCCTGGGAAACGGCCGCCGACGGGGCCAGAAAAGCGGTGTGCGGCCTGGGAAAGCAGGTGATTTTGGCCGGACTCCTGTGGGAAGTAGCTGCCCGCGTATCCGGAGAGGCCAGCGTGCTCCACGCCTATCTGTATGCCGGAGCGGTGACATTGGGGAGCTACCACTTCCTCTCCGGTTGGGCGGATCTTTCTTCCGGGCTTGGGCAGCTCTTTGGGCTCCGCCTGCCGGATAACTTCCGCTATCCTCTGACAGCGGCTTCCCCACTGGAATTCCAGGACCGGTGGATGATGTCTGTGAACGGCCTTCTGCGCTGCGTGCTGCCCGGGGAGGCTGCGGTGATCCTGGTGGGGCTGTGGCTCCGGCCGGGCTGGAACGGGCTCCTTTGGGGCGCGCTTTGGGGCGCGGCCCTGATGGCGGAAAAGCGCTTTGGAACGCTCCGCGGCCCGTTGGGCAGGGTCTGGGTGCTGGCGCTGTGCACGGTGGGCTCCGTGGCGCTGATGGGGGACGGCCCCTTGGGAGCGCTTGGGGATTTGGGCGCTCTGATGGGCTGGGGAGGCGTTCCCCTGGTCAGTGCGGAAGGGCTCTATCAGCTGAAAAGCGCCGCCGTGCTGCTGATCGCTGCCGCATTGGGCGCAACGCCCGTGCCACGGCGCATCTACCAATGGCTCTCCGGGCAAAAGTGGATGGCCCTGGCCGAGCCGGTCGCCGCCGCCGCGCTGCTGGCGCTGGTCACGGGCTTTTTGGCGGAAGGCGTACCACCAGCCTGGTTTACACTGTAG
- a CDS encoding SPFH domain-containing protein, giving the protein MNGLGWIPVLVLVLLIVLLIITNIHIVQQSRAYVVERLGAFHTVWNVGMHFKVPFIMRIAKKVSLKEQVADFAPQPVITKDNVTMQIDTVIYFQITDPKLYTYGVEHPMNAIENLTATTLRNIIGDMELDQSLTSRDIINSRMRAILDEATDPWGIKVNRVELKNIIPPKEIQNAMEKQMKAERERRESILQAEGQKASQILVAEGEKQSAILRADAAKQAAILKAEGEKEARIMAAEAEAQAIMKVQQATADSLKLLNEAAPNSQVVKLKALEAMEKVADGQATKIIIPSEIQGLAGLAASAQVLLESDK; this is encoded by the coding sequence ATGAATGGTTTGGGATGGATCCCCGTACTGGTGCTGGTGCTGCTGATCGTTCTGCTCATCATCACCAACATCCATATTGTCCAGCAGTCCCGGGCTTATGTGGTGGAGCGCCTGGGCGCCTTCCACACCGTTTGGAACGTGGGCATGCATTTTAAGGTCCCCTTTATTATGCGCATTGCCAAGAAAGTATCCCTGAAGGAGCAGGTGGCGGACTTTGCGCCCCAGCCTGTGATCACCAAGGACAACGTCACCATGCAGATCGACACGGTGATCTATTTCCAGATCACCGACCCCAAGCTCTATACGTACGGCGTGGAGCACCCCATGAACGCCATTGAGAACCTGACAGCCACCACGCTGCGAAACATCATCGGTGACATGGAGCTGGATCAATCCCTGACCAGCCGCGACATCATCAACTCCCGGATGCGCGCCATCCTGGACGAGGCCACCGACCCCTGGGGCATCAAGGTCAACCGGGTGGAGCTGAAGAACATCATCCCGCCCAAGGAAATCCAAAACGCCATGGAGAAGCAGATGAAGGCGGAGCGTGAGCGCCGCGAGTCCATCCTCCAGGCCGAGGGCCAGAAGGCCAGTCAGATCCTGGTGGCTGAGGGCGAGAAGCAGTCCGCCATCCTGCGGGCAGACGCTGCCAAGCAGGCCGCCATCCTGAAGGCCGAGGGCGAAAAGGAGGCCCGCATCATGGCCGCAGAGGCTGAGGCCCAGGCCATCATGAAGGTGCAGCAGGCCACCGCCGACTCCCTGAAGCTGCTGAATGAGGCCGCTCCCAACAGCCAGGTGGTCAAGCTCAAGGCGCTGGAGGCGATGGAGAAGGTGGCGGACGGCCAGGCCACCAAGATCATCATCCCCTCCGAGATTCAGGGTCTGGCAGGGCTTGCCGCCTCCGCCCAGGTGCTGTTGGAATCCGATAAGTAA
- a CDS encoding NfeD family protein, translating to MIPVMTIVWLVAIVVFAVVEAVTAGLVSIWFVAGSLAALIAAIAGASELVQVILFVAVSAIALAATRPLVKKYARGKAVPTNLDRVIGETGKVTEDINNENATGAVYVDGKTWTARSDDGTVIPAGEQVRIVKMEGVRLFVKLSEKLEVVK from the coding sequence ATGATTCCTGTCATGACGATAGTTTGGCTGGTGGCCATCGTGGTGTTCGCGGTGGTGGAAGCGGTGACGGCGGGGCTGGTCTCCATCTGGTTTGTGGCCGGGTCCCTGGCGGCGCTGATCGCAGCCATCGCCGGAGCCAGTGAACTTGTGCAGGTCATCCTCTTTGTGGCGGTCTCCGCCATAGCCTTGGCGGCGACAAGGCCGCTGGTGAAAAAATACGCCCGCGGCAAAGCCGTGCCCACCAATCTGGATAGGGTGATCGGCGAAACCGGCAAGGTGACGGAGGACATCAACAACGAAAACGCCACCGGCGCCGTGTATGTGGACGGCAAGACCTGGACCGCCCGCAGCGACGACGGCACGGTGATCCCGGCGGGTGAGCAGGTTCGGATTGTGAAAATGGAGGGCGTCCGGCTCTTTGTAAAATTAAGTGAAAAATTGGAGGTAGTTAAATGA